The Candidatus Scalindua japonica genome includes a region encoding these proteins:
- the thiC gene encoding phosphomethylpyrimidine synthase ThiC yields MKTQLDRAREGEITQEMKEAAVFDDVSPEFIRDGIANGHIVIYGNTQRKSKVVGIGQGLRTKINASIGTSPDIVDFDMEVEKAKVAEKAGADTLMELSTGGDLGEIRRRVLDSIGLTVGTVPLYQAAMETIDKKGSVVKMESDFLFEIIERQAQDGIGFMAIHCGINMITLERLRKQGYRYGGLVSRGGSFLTAWMNHNKRENPLYEELDRLIDIMKKYDVILSLGNGLRAGAVHDSTDRAQIQELIMNSEVAEYAQSKGVQIIVEGPGHIPIDEIEANVIIQKRMSNNAPFYMLGPITTDVTPGYDHISSAIGAALSSRYGADFICYVTPPEHLALPNPDDVREGVMAAKVAAHVGDMVKLKDKVKNQDLKMGIARRDLDWKTQFETAITSEKAEEIRKSRPPMEEETCTMCGSVCSLKGVMEYYEDDLKGSRKKSYAAAVSGNGF; encoded by the coding sequence ATGAAGACACAACTTGACAGGGCCAGAGAAGGCGAAATTACACAAGAGATGAAAGAGGCTGCTGTCTTTGATGATGTCAGCCCTGAATTTATACGTGACGGAATTGCTAATGGCCACATTGTTATATATGGTAATACTCAGAGAAAATCCAAGGTTGTAGGTATTGGACAGGGCCTGAGAACAAAAATAAATGCAAGTATTGGGACCTCTCCGGATATAGTTGACTTTGATATGGAAGTAGAAAAGGCCAAGGTTGCTGAGAAGGCCGGTGCTGATACTCTGATGGAGCTTTCTACCGGTGGTGACTTAGGTGAGATAAGGCGAAGGGTTCTTGACTCAATCGGTTTAACGGTTGGGACTGTGCCTCTTTACCAGGCAGCAATGGAGACTATTGATAAGAAAGGTTCTGTTGTAAAGATGGAGTCTGATTTCCTTTTTGAGATTATTGAGCGGCAGGCACAGGATGGAATCGGTTTTATGGCTATTCACTGTGGTATAAATATGATTACGTTGGAACGCTTGAGAAAGCAGGGTTATAGATACGGTGGCCTTGTAAGCAGGGGAGGATCATTCTTGACCGCATGGATGAACCATAATAAGAGAGAGAACCCACTATATGAAGAACTTGACAGGCTCATTGATATAATGAAGAAATATGACGTGATTTTAAGCCTGGGGAATGGTCTGAGAGCCGGGGCGGTACATGACAGTACCGACAGGGCTCAGATCCAGGAATTGATTATGAATTCCGAGGTTGCTGAATATGCCCAGAGCAAAGGCGTTCAGATAATTGTTGAAGGCCCCGGGCATATACCGATAGATGAAATAGAGGCTAATGTTATTATACAGAAGAGGATGAGCAATAACGCACCGTTTTACATGCTTGGCCCTATTACTACTGACGTAACACCGGGATATGATCATATATCTTCTGCAATTGGTGCTGCTTTGTCATCACGTTATGGAGCTGATTTTATCTGTTATGTTACCCCTCCTGAGCATCTTGCGCTTCCTAACCCTGATGATGTTAGAGAGGGTGTTATGGCAGCGAAAGTCGCCGCTCACGTTGGAGATATGGTGAAACTTAAGGATAAAGTTAAAAACCAGGATTTAAAAATGGGAATTGCCAGGAGGGACCTTGACTGGAAAACCCAGTTTGAAACTGCTATCACTTCAGAAAAAGCTGAGGAGATCAGAAAAAGCAGGCCGCCTATGGAAGAGGAGACATGCACAATGTGCGGCTCGGTCTGTTCGTTAAAGGGTGTGATGGAATATTACGAAGATGACCTTAAAGGGAGCAGAAAGAAGAGTTACGCTGCGGCTGTATCGGGAAATGGCTTTTAA
- a CDS encoding B12-binding domain-containing radical SAM protein produces MSIVLLEHPRPRPPERYESVVNTPLSACLMTGYIASTLISRHLEVNVVDANLNEWSFAKMIQELEKRSFKLLGVHFVYLWEYTGDMFKALLSLKKKLPDIHINLYGHFPTFASGDLLAENPFVDSITIGEPEGAFLELAESIVNNKGHSALLAINGLAFNAANSKADGVTVESGVVQNRPGKPVSDLDKLPFPYRNDFKQKKKKGISTYILASRGCYGKCTFCYLDNFYGDESYWRGRSPENIFKEICNIYENYGEKYFYFADANFFGPGRNGKERACQLANLIVDKELNINFGIECRVNDVEEKTISALVKAGLKEVFLGIESGSQRSLDKFRKYTTVEDNKNAIYLLREYGIEPNYGFIMFDPDSTITDVRENFEFLKEMNMLRTPSITAHLLHHKQTIFKGTFDFEQKYYGPNTDSGTMYECSYEFKDKSVKALSDDINSFCLKSLRDLFRNRDEFNVHFDSCVYEEDDLFSRQMNKKLIDHFEMALKSFEDNPVFT; encoded by the coding sequence ATGTCCATAGTTTTATTAGAGCATCCAAGGCCAAGACCACCTGAAAGATATGAATCTGTTGTCAATACTCCGCTATCTGCCTGTCTGATGACAGGCTACATTGCTTCTACGCTGATATCGCGGCACCTTGAAGTGAATGTCGTAGATGCGAACCTGAACGAGTGGTCTTTCGCTAAAATGATTCAGGAACTGGAAAAAAGAAGCTTTAAACTATTAGGTGTTCATTTTGTCTATTTATGGGAATATACCGGAGATATGTTTAAAGCTCTTTTAAGCCTTAAGAAGAAGCTCCCTGATATCCACATAAACCTTTACGGCCACTTTCCCACATTTGCATCAGGAGATTTATTGGCAGAAAACCCTTTTGTTGATTCGATAACCATAGGTGAGCCTGAGGGTGCATTTCTGGAACTTGCCGAGTCAATTGTAAACAACAAGGGCCATTCTGCTTTGCTCGCAATAAACGGCCTTGCTTTTAACGCAGCAAATAGTAAGGCAGATGGAGTTACAGTGGAAAGTGGCGTTGTACAGAACCGACCTGGAAAGCCGGTTTCAGATCTTGACAAACTCCCTTTTCCTTATCGTAACGATTTTAAACAAAAGAAAAAAAAGGGTATTTCTACCTATATACTCGCCAGTAGAGGATGTTATGGAAAATGTACCTTCTGTTATCTGGATAATTTCTATGGTGACGAATCGTACTGGAGGGGGAGAAGCCCTGAAAATATCTTTAAAGAGATTTGTAATATTTATGAAAATTATGGAGAGAAATATTTCTATTTTGCCGATGCTAATTTTTTTGGTCCCGGCAGGAATGGGAAAGAACGCGCGTGTCAACTCGCAAACCTGATTGTAGATAAAGAACTGAATATAAATTTTGGAATAGAATGCAGGGTTAATGATGTAGAGGAGAAAACTATTTCTGCTTTGGTTAAGGCAGGTCTGAAAGAGGTCTTCCTTGGCATTGAAAGCGGTAGCCAGAGGTCTTTGGATAAATTCAGAAAATATACAACGGTAGAGGACAATAAGAATGCAATTTATCTACTCAGAGAGTATGGTATTGAACCGAATTACGGATTCATTATGTTTGATCCGGATTCAACAATTACGGATGTCAGGGAAAATTTTGAATTTCTTAAAGAAATGAATATGCTGAGAACACCAAGTATTACTGCACACCTCTTGCACCATAAGCAGACAATATTTAAGGGAACATTCGATTTTGAACAGAAGTACTATGGCCCCAATACGGATTCCGGAACAATGTATGAATGTTCGTATGAATTTAAGGATAAGTCTGTCAAAGCGTTATCTGATGATATAAACAGTTTTTGCCTTAAGTCGCTTAGAGATCTATTCCGGAACAGAGATGAATTTAATGTACATTTTGATTCTTGTGTATATGAAGAAGATGATCTTTTTTCCAGGCAGATGAACAAAAAACTGATTGACCATTTTGAAATGGCGTTAAAATCCTTTGAGGACAATCCTGTCTTTACTTAA
- the galE gene encoding UDP-glucose 4-epimerase GalE codes for MKKIIVTGGLGYIGSHTVVELVNNGFEPIIVDNLSNSYADVYSWLGEILGHKPQFYQIDCADKSAFNDVFKANNNIKGVIHFAAFKSVCESVAQPVLYYQNNLNSLLVLLELMNEYSIGNLVFSSSCTVYGIPEGKIQVDENTMLQKPNCPYGQTKIMSEQIISDVADSCEIKATLLRYFNPIGAHESTGIGELPIGKPDNLVPFITQTAIGLRDKLSIFGNDYETPDGTCIRDFIHVTDLANAHVKALGYLGKQEERVSRFNLGTGKGHSVTELVKTFEIVTGEKLNYEFVPRRDGDVPAIYANADKSNRVLNWTCRYSLEDSLSSAWKWQKHLKKINFKIKL; via the coding sequence ATGAAGAAAATCATAGTAACAGGGGGGCTGGGATATATTGGCTCACACACGGTTGTTGAATTAGTAAATAATGGGTTTGAACCTATCATAGTTGATAATCTTTCTAATTCTTATGCTGATGTCTATTCATGGTTAGGTGAAATTCTGGGTCATAAACCTCAGTTTTATCAGATTGACTGTGCTGACAAAAGTGCATTTAATGACGTTTTTAAAGCAAACAATAACATTAAAGGGGTGATTCATTTTGCTGCCTTCAAGTCTGTTTGTGAGTCTGTGGCACAACCAGTTTTATACTATCAAAACAATCTTAATTCATTACTTGTATTATTGGAATTGATGAATGAATATAGTATTGGTAATCTTGTCTTTTCTTCGTCATGTACTGTTTATGGAATCCCTGAAGGAAAGATACAAGTCGATGAAAATACTATGTTGCAAAAACCAAACTGCCCTTACGGGCAGACCAAGATTATGTCAGAACAGATTATTTCTGATGTAGCTGATTCATGTGAAATCAAAGCTACATTACTTCGTTATTTCAATCCAATTGGTGCTCATGAGTCAACCGGAATTGGTGAGTTGCCAATCGGCAAGCCGGATAATCTGGTGCCATTTATAACACAAACAGCAATAGGCCTTAGAGATAAACTCTCTATTTTTGGAAACGATTATGAGACACCGGATGGGACCTGCATACGAGACTTCATTCATGTTACAGATTTGGCAAATGCGCATGTAAAGGCACTAGGGTACTTAGGCAAACAGGAAGAGCGAGTTTCCCGATTTAACCTGGGCACTGGAAAAGGGCACTCTGTAACGGAATTGGTAAAAACCTTTGAAATAGTAACCGGTGAAAAGCTTAATTATGAATTTGTTCCAAGGCGAGATGGAGACGTGCCGGCTATTTATGCTAATGCGGACAAGTCAAACCGTGTTCTTAACTGGACATGCAGGTACTCGTTAGAAGATTCATTAAGCTCAGCCTGGAAATGGCAAAAACATTTGAAAAAAATAAATTTTAAGATAAAGCTTTAA
- a CDS encoding DUF5658 family protein has protein sequence MFVSSKKRYQPIQYIFFSMELQSPSESEKNRSNDTDRRQEEGAPGLRYLFFGRRKTIRRRTDHQESYFLDHFSVRVFSIIIVIILLSVTDAMLTLHLISKGAAEINPIMEHFLQYGTLPFLTAKYLLTTASVTLLLIYKNVHIFGTKIRAKYLFILILLIFISVVLWELYLIWFQ, from the coding sequence ATGTTTGTGTCGAGTAAGAAACGTTACCAGCCCATACAATATATTTTTTTCTCTATGGAATTACAATCACCTTCAGAATCTGAAAAAAACCGGTCAAACGACACTGATAGAAGGCAAGAAGAAGGTGCGCCAGGATTACGGTATCTGTTTTTTGGCCGACGAAAGACAATTCGAAGAAGAACAGATCATCAGGAAAGTTATTTTCTTGATCATTTCAGCGTGAGAGTTTTCAGCATAATCATTGTGATAATTCTTTTAAGTGTAACAGACGCCATGCTGACTCTCCATTTAATTAGTAAAGGAGCCGCAGAAATAAACCCAATAATGGAACATTTCCTTCAATATGGCACGTTGCCATTTCTTACAGCAAAATATCTCCTAACAACAGCTTCTGTGACTTTACTGCTAATTTATAAAAATGTTCATATTTTCGGCACAAAAATTCGTGCTAAATATCTGTTTATCTTAATTCTTCTGATTTTTATTTCAGTAGTCCTATGGGAGTTGTATCTGATTTGGTTTCAATGA
- a CDS encoding methyltransferase: MNSDDVQYLNDLSYGYWKSQVLFVAVELDLFTLIDRGGKGGKDIAAELRTDIRATEMLLNALVSLKLLKKNKQKYINTTISKRCLVKNSPFFQGDRICHFNNMCDYWSRLNTAVKTGKPTAFFNAKKNVDKKRLGVFIRAMHNIATIQADQIYKKVELGKYRKLLDLAGGQGTYAVRFAEKNKNLQAVVFDLPDVIKIARAYIKKSELTGKITTKAGNCLEDNFGKELYDIVLVSNLLHIYDVVENRTILKKCWDSLTKKGIVVIQEFILNPAKTTPLFSALFSLNMLMGTQNGSSYSAVEMKEWLKKAGFKNIKRIDLSMDSGLIIGYKL, translated from the coding sequence ATGAATAGTGATGATGTTCAATATCTGAATGATTTAAGCTATGGCTATTGGAAGTCTCAGGTCCTTTTTGTAGCTGTTGAGTTAGATCTATTCACGTTGATTGATAGAGGAGGAAAAGGTGGTAAGGATATTGCCGCAGAACTCAGGACTGATATTAGAGCAACGGAGATGTTGCTGAATGCACTAGTCTCGCTCAAACTTTTAAAAAAAAATAAGCAAAAGTATATAAATACTACAATTTCCAAGCGTTGTTTGGTGAAAAACAGTCCTTTCTTCCAGGGAGATCGGATTTGCCACTTTAATAATATGTGTGATTACTGGTCTCGCTTAAACACTGCTGTAAAGACCGGTAAGCCAACGGCATTTTTTAATGCAAAGAAAAATGTTGATAAAAAGAGATTAGGGGTATTTATCAGGGCTATGCATAACATTGCTACGATACAGGCCGATCAGATATACAAAAAAGTCGAATTAGGGAAATATAGAAAACTACTGGATCTTGCGGGGGGGCAGGGTACGTATGCAGTGCGTTTTGCAGAGAAGAATAAGAATCTGCAGGCTGTTGTCTTTGACCTTCCTGATGTAATTAAGATTGCCAGAGCATATATTAAAAAATCAGAACTTACTGGTAAAATTACTACAAAGGCCGGTAATTGCCTTGAGGATAATTTTGGTAAAGAGTTGTATGATATTGTCTTAGTCTCAAATTTATTACACATTTATGACGTAGTTGAGAACCGTACAATCTTAAAAAAGTGTTGGGATTCCTTGACAAAAAAAGGTATAGTCGTAATTCAGGAATTTATATTGAATCCTGCAAAGACGACACCTCTATTCAGTGCACTATTTAGTCTGAATATGTTAATGGGAACCCAGAATGGTTCTTCGTATTCTGCGGTTGAGATGAAGGAGTGGCTTAAGAAGGCAGGTTTTAAAAACATAAAGAGAATTGATCTGAGTATGGATTCAGGGTTGATAATTGGATATAAGTTATAA
- a CDS encoding peptidylprolyl isomerase: MYRMIVTPIILFLFILQTNNFLFASDNAVVKAEAITATAEANVKESTAAIAEKKAKAEENVKAFPTAVNSQITDSVTQSAPVEGIKDVVKKAEETVKEVVASAVAEEKVKPDESAEAVVEKESDVIATVNGEKILRLDFDKRLNVFRRMNQDVTNTIKMQVVSQLTKKELLRQFVDKQDINTSKEDVQAEIEKIKFFLQNNPANKDKPLEEILETQGSSVSELEDEVSRALALSKYLEKTVNDADKREYFNANKDAFNGSRVKASHVLIDTKSMKTDAEKAEAKKMIDIVKMEIDKGADFAEMAKKYSNCPSAENGGDIGFFQRKGSIVEEFAKVAYAMDVGEISDPVETEFGYHIIKVTEKEEGKDVNYEDVTDMVDFVFMQIKTESLLKELYDKAKIEIML; encoded by the coding sequence ATGTATAGAATGATTGTTACACCAATAATACTGTTTTTGTTTATTTTGCAGACAAATAATTTTCTGTTTGCAAGTGATAATGCAGTGGTAAAAGCTGAAGCAATAACTGCTACAGCAGAAGCTAATGTAAAAGAGAGTACAGCGGCTATAGCAGAAAAGAAAGCCAAAGCTGAAGAAAATGTAAAGGCATTTCCAACAGCAGTAAATAGTCAAATAACCGATTCTGTCACTCAGTCTGCGCCCGTAGAAGGGATAAAAGATGTTGTTAAGAAAGCAGAAGAGACTGTCAAAGAGGTAGTAGCTTCTGCTGTAGCAGAGGAAAAAGTAAAACCAGATGAAAGTGCTGAAGCTGTTGTGGAAAAGGAAAGTGATGTTATCGCTACGGTAAATGGTGAAAAGATTTTACGTCTAGACTTTGATAAAAGGTTGAATGTTTTCAGACGAATGAATCAGGACGTGACAAATACAATTAAAATGCAGGTTGTCAGCCAGTTAACAAAAAAAGAACTACTCAGACAATTTGTTGATAAACAAGATATAAATACCAGCAAGGAAGACGTTCAGGCTGAGATTGAAAAAATAAAGTTCTTTTTGCAAAATAATCCTGCTAATAAAGACAAGCCACTGGAGGAAATACTTGAAACCCAGGGATCAAGTGTGTCAGAGTTGGAAGATGAAGTGAGCAGGGCCCTTGCTCTAAGCAAATACCTGGAAAAAACGGTTAACGATGCTGACAAAAGAGAATATTTCAATGCAAATAAAGATGCGTTTAATGGTTCAAGGGTAAAGGCAAGCCATGTATTGATTGATACTAAAAGCATGAAAACGGATGCTGAAAAGGCAGAAGCAAAAAAGATGATTGACATTGTAAAGATGGAGATAGATAAAGGTGCTGATTTTGCTGAGATGGCAAAAAAGTACTCAAATTGTCCTTCCGCAGAAAATGGAGGCGACATCGGTTTCTTTCAAAGAAAAGGTTCTATTGTAGAAGAATTTGCAAAAGTTGCTTATGCGATGGATGTTGGAGAGATTAGTGACCCAGTCGAGACAGAGTTTGGATATCATATAATTAAGGTGACTGAGAAGGAAGAAGGAAAAGATGTTAATTACGAAGATGTTACAGATATGGTTGATTTTGTATTTATGCAGATCAAAACCGAAAGTCTTTTAAAGGAGTTGTATGACAAGGCAAAAATAGAAATTATGCTTTAA
- the lpxD gene encoding UDP-3-O-(3-hydroxymyristoyl)glucosamine N-acyltransferase produces MKYTIKQISEIIGGKVLGDGNLIVTGVSSIENAEKGDISFIKNERLVSKVLQTNASAVVSHRLIEESKKTFIITDNPFLAFIKLLKVISDNKQQRPRGIHESAVISNESSVGDNISIGTNVVIEGNTQIGKNVIIYPNVFIGTNCKIGDDSIIYPNVTIREEVTIGDRVVIQSGASIGDDGFGYLQIKGKHVKIPQVGTIEIGNDVSIGSHVTIARAALDKTIISSGVKIDNHSHIAHNCIIGEDSMLIAYAKLAGGVKIGKNVIIAEDVGITDHVEIGDKCMVGAASNVYKSIKPGSVIWGSPAKPITFEKRLQVLIKKLPDIYRKVKGL; encoded by the coding sequence ATGAAATATACTATAAAACAGATCAGCGAAATTATTGGCGGTAAGGTGCTTGGAGATGGCAATCTGATCGTCACAGGTGTTTCAAGTATTGAAAATGCTGAAAAGGGCGACATAAGCTTTATAAAGAATGAACGACTCGTAAGTAAAGTTCTTCAAACAAATGCATCCGCGGTGGTATCACACAGACTAATTGAAGAATCTAAGAAAACATTTATTATCACCGACAACCCTTTTCTCGCGTTTATTAAACTACTTAAGGTTATTTCTGATAATAAGCAGCAAAGGCCGCGAGGGATTCATGAATCAGCAGTAATCTCTAATGAGTCTTCGGTTGGTGACAATATATCTATCGGAACAAATGTTGTAATTGAAGGTAATACACAAATAGGCAAAAATGTAATCATATACCCTAATGTTTTTATAGGTACAAACTGTAAAATCGGTGATGATTCAATTATTTATCCGAATGTTACGATCAGGGAAGAAGTTACAATAGGTGATCGCGTAGTAATCCAATCCGGAGCGTCTATAGGAGATGACGGTTTTGGTTATCTCCAAATAAAAGGCAAGCACGTAAAGATACCTCAGGTAGGAACTATTGAAATTGGTAATGATGTATCAATCGGATCACACGTAACAATCGCACGTGCCGCGCTTGATAAAACTATCATAAGCTCCGGTGTCAAAATTGATAACCACTCCCATATTGCTCATAATTGCATTATCGGTGAGGACTCTATGTTAATTGCCTATGCAAAGCTGGCCGGAGGCGTAAAAATAGGTAAAAATGTAATAATTGCGGAGGATGTAGGTATTACTGATCACGTAGAAATTGGTGATAAATGCATGGTAGGCGCGGCTTCAAATGTTTATAAAAGTATAAAGCCGGGGTCTGTCATCTGGGGTTCGCCCGCAAAACCAATTACTTTTGAAAAAAGATTACAGGTTTTAATAAAAAAACTTCCGGATATTTACAGGAAAGTAAAAGGGTTATGA
- a CDS encoding DUF2284 domain-containing protein translates to MIESKIDDCTSKDKITLLCDETINLGATFSKLISTKSIVVEPWVQLKCRFGCPKFGKYKACPPYTPTYKETRELLECYESAILIEGQPPAKQFEEMLLEIEHKANFAGFYKAFSLNAGPCPHCAVCDVDGTCIMPKDVRPSMEACGIDVFKTVRNNGFEIKFLEHKTEYVKYFGMILLE, encoded by the coding sequence ATGATAGAATCTAAAATTGATGATTGTACAAGTAAAGATAAAATCACTTTGCTATGTGACGAGACTATTAATTTAGGCGCAACATTTTCTAAGTTAATTTCTACAAAAAGCATTGTCGTGGAACCATGGGTGCAGTTGAAGTGCAGGTTTGGTTGCCCAAAATTTGGGAAATACAAAGCCTGCCCTCCATATACTCCAACTTATAAAGAGACTCGTGAGTTATTAGAATGTTATGAAAGTGCTATTTTGATAGAAGGACAACCTCCCGCAAAACAATTTGAGGAGATGCTTCTTGAAATTGAACATAAAGCAAATTTTGCCGGTTTTTATAAGGCATTTTCTCTTAATGCCGGACCATGTCCACATTGTGCGGTATGTGATGTGGATGGGACGTGTATAATGCCCAAAGACGTAAGGCCGTCAATGGAAGCATGTGGAATAGACGTCTTTAAAACGGTTCGCAATAATGGTTTTGAGATAAAATTTCTTGAACATAAGACAGAATATGTTAAATATTTCGGTATGATATTATTGGAGTAA
- the glmS gene encoding glutamine--fructose-6-phosphate transaminase (isomerizing): MCGIVGYIGENCAQPILINGIKRLEYRGYDSSGISVFDDGKILCEKSVGFVSELEKKIDGRFKEATSGIVHTRWATHGAPTIENAHPHVDCSGKISIVHNGIIENYNYLKAKLEKEGHVFKSETDSEVIAHLIESHFEGVLEDAVRTALKEVEGAYGLAIISAEDPGKLVAARHGSPLIVGIGEREHYVASDVAAILEYTKEVVYLDDNEIAVLTKDGMSTTDIDNVQIIKRVDEVQWNLDKIEKGGYEHFMLKEIYEQPEAIRDAMLGRFEKNSSLVHLGGLKDHENDLLKIRRIIIVACGTSWNAGLIGEYMIEEHLGIPVEVEYASEFRYRDPVIEVDTMVIAISQSGETADTLAAIHEARKKGALILSICNVVGSSIARAADCGIFLHAGPEIGVASTKAFTSQIVVLFMFTLFMARIRGKEEILDSDLANKLIVLPEQVKSILDNNDQITEIAELYKDSDNCLYLGRGYNYPVALEGALKLKEISYIHAEGYPAAEMKHGPIALIDKNMPVIVVATTDKVYSKVLSNIEEVRARGGRVIAIASKGNGEISKMVDHVIFIPETIDALVPILSVIPLQLLAYQMAVMRGCDVDKPRNLAKSVTVE, encoded by the coding sequence ATGTGTGGAATTGTAGGATATATTGGCGAAAACTGTGCTCAACCAATTCTCATTAATGGGATTAAAAGGTTGGAATATAGAGGTTATGATTCTTCCGGGATATCAGTGTTTGATGATGGTAAAATACTTTGTGAAAAATCTGTGGGTTTTGTCAGTGAATTAGAGAAGAAGATAGATGGCAGGTTTAAAGAAGCTACATCAGGCATTGTTCATACGAGATGGGCAACTCATGGAGCGCCTACAATTGAAAATGCACATCCTCATGTTGATTGCTCAGGAAAGATATCGATTGTACATAATGGTATTATTGAGAATTATAATTATCTGAAAGCAAAACTGGAAAAAGAAGGTCATGTTTTTAAAAGTGAAACGGACTCTGAGGTGATTGCACATCTTATAGAAAGTCATTTCGAAGGCGTGTTGGAAGATGCTGTCAGAACTGCTCTGAAGGAGGTTGAGGGTGCTTATGGATTGGCTATAATCAGTGCGGAAGATCCCGGCAAACTGGTAGCGGCAAGACATGGGAGCCCTTTAATAGTAGGTATAGGAGAGAGAGAGCATTACGTTGCTTCAGATGTTGCCGCAATTCTGGAATATACTAAAGAAGTTGTTTATCTGGATGATAATGAGATTGCCGTACTGACAAAGGATGGTATGAGTACGACTGACATAGACAACGTTCAGATTATTAAAAGGGTTGATGAGGTCCAATGGAATCTGGATAAAATTGAAAAGGGTGGATACGAACACTTTATGCTTAAGGAAATCTATGAACAACCGGAAGCTATACGTGATGCGATGTTGGGCAGATTTGAAAAAAATAGTAGTCTTGTACACCTGGGCGGCTTGAAAGATCATGAAAATGATCTGCTCAAAATCAGGCGTATTATAATAGTGGCGTGTGGTACTTCGTGGAATGCCGGCCTGATAGGCGAGTACATGATTGAGGAACATTTAGGAATACCTGTTGAGGTGGAATATGCTTCAGAGTTCCGGTATAGAGATCCTGTTATAGAAGTTGATACAATGGTAATTGCGATAAGCCAGTCTGGTGAAACAGCGGATACACTGGCCGCAATTCACGAAGCTAGAAAGAAGGGGGCTCTCATTTTGTCAATTTGCAATGTGGTTGGCAGTAGTATCGCGAGGGCTGCGGATTGTGGTATCTTTCTCCATGCTGGTCCTGAAATCGGTGTTGCTTCAACAAAAGCTTTTACCTCACAAATTGTGGTATTGTTCATGTTTACTCTCTTTATGGCCCGAATTAGAGGTAAGGAAGAGATATTGGATAGCGATCTGGCAAATAAATTAATAGTACTTCCGGAGCAAGTTAAGTCAATTCTTGATAATAATGATCAAATAACTGAAATCGCTGAACTTTACAAAGATAGTGATAACTGTCTCTACCTGGGGAGAGGTTACAACTATCCTGTCGCGTTAGAGGGGGCTCTGAAGTTGAAGGAGATATCTTATATACACGCAGAGGGTTATCCTGCAGCAGAAATGAAACACGGGCCAATAGCGCTTATTGATAAGAATATGCCGGTGATTGTCGTTGCTACTACTGACAAGGTGTATTCAAAGGTCTTGAGTAATATTGAAGAGGTCCGAGCACGAGGTGGCAGGGTGATTGCGATAGCAAGCAAAGGAAACGGTGAAATATCAAAGATGGTAGATCATGTTATTTTTATCCCGGAGACAATTGATGCATTAGTGCCAATATTGTCTGTAATCCCACTCCAGTTGCTAGCATATCAAATGGCCGTGATGAGGGGCTGTGATGTTGACAAGCCACGTAACCTGGCTAAAAGCGTTACTGTGGAATAA